One window from the genome of Nicotiana tomentosiformis chromosome 5, ASM39032v3, whole genome shotgun sequence encodes:
- the LOC138892599 gene encoding uncharacterized protein, translating to MVRQFIRTVKLTNNEAEYEAMIAGLELAKSLGAEVIKAKCDSLLVVNQVNGTFKVREERMQRYIDKLQVTLHRFKEWTLQHVPRDQNSEADALTNLGSPIEDNELNSGAAVQLMRTVVEESHAEINTTSLTWDWSNKYIEYLDTGMLPADPKKSRTLRMKAARFTLSEDGTLFRRMFDGPLVICLGSGDTEYVLRDVHEGT from the coding sequence ATGGTTAGACAAtttattagaactgtaaaattgactaacaacgaggccgaatatgaggctatgattgcaggtctcgaactagccaaaagcttgggagcggaggtgatcaaagccaaatgtgactccctccttgtggtgaatcagGTTAATGGAACCTTCAAAgttagagaagaacgaatgcaaagatacatAGATAAGTTGCAAGTAACTTTGCACCGAtttaaggagtggactttgcaacatgtgcctcgagatcagaatagtgaggctgatgcccTCACAAACTTAGGTTCACCGATCGAGGACAACGAACTCAATTCGGGGGCCGCCGTACAACTCATGAGGACAGTCGTCGAAGAAAGCCACGCTGAGATAAACACCACAagcttgacctgggattggagtaATAAATACATAGAGTATTTGGATACCGGAATGCTTCCCGCAGATCCAAAAAAATCGAGGACCCTGCGCATGAAGGCAGCAcgattcaccttgtccgaagacggaaccttgttcagaagaatgttcgatggcccactaGTGATATGTCTAGGGTcgggagacaccgagtatgttctgagggatgttcacgagggcacttaa
- the LOC104104985 gene encoding uncharacterized protein isoform X2: MAVSLNSVLGFHPTVCCHLSRSASLQKVPHFPSSFQVLGLRRCTYVTKQSFFLLVAKNDRLQTEVNDKDSEVITPTVNPLSSESSKTEGEVQSSGQTESTVQAFKVSNGSVTSTNLQQEASSAIPKPTVKRSPLTAREKLRAARVLSRYNESKASKPDLGSKLIEALRESEKGKKRSGLPEAPTNLFDDNKRGMPKPGWTFEFPGGFDVFLVAFSFIFISTVMFATTYIVWKVGAIHFNEY, translated from the exons ATGGCTGTTTCGTTGAATTCCGTTCTAGGCTTTCACCCAACTGTATGT TGCCATCTCTCTAGGAGTGCCTCACTACAGAAGGTTCCGCACTTTCCATCTTCCTTTCAGGTGCTAGGGTTAAGAAGATGCACATATGTTACTAAGCAGAGTTTCTTTCTTTTAGTTGCTAAAAATGATCGTCTTCAAACGGAAGTTAATGATAAGGACTCTGAAGTTATTACACCTACTGTGAATCCATTATCCTCTGAATCTTCAAAAACAGAAGGTGAAGTGCAGTCCAGTGGTCAAACAGAGTCGACAGTGCAAGCATTCAAAGTTTCAAATGGGTCTGTAACTTCCACAAACTTGCAACAGGAAGCATCTTCCGCCATTCCAAAACCAACTGTTAAGAGATCTCCATTGACAGCAAGAGAGAAACTTAGGGCAGCTAGGGTCCTCAGCCGGTACAATGAATCAAAAGCCTCTAAACCTGATCTTGGAAGCAAATTAATTGAGGCCTTGCGAGAAAGTGAGAAGGGGAAAAAGAGATCAGGACTTCCAGAGGCTCCTACGAATTTGTTCGATGATAACAAAAGAGGGATGCCAAAACCAGGCTGGACTTTTGAGTTTCCAGGAGGATTTGATGTCTTTCTCGTtgcattttcatttatatttatcAGCACAGTTATGTTTGCTACAACGTACATTGTGTGGAAAGTTGGTGCTATCCATTTCAATGAGTATTGA
- the LOC104104985 gene encoding uncharacterized protein isoform X1: MAVSLNSVLGFHPTANYCHLSRSASLQKVPHFPSSFQVLGLRRCTYVTKQSFFLLVAKNDRLQTEVNDKDSEVITPTVNPLSSESSKTEGEVQSSGQTESTVQAFKVSNGSVTSTNLQQEASSAIPKPTVKRSPLTAREKLRAARVLSRYNESKASKPDLGSKLIEALRESEKGKKRSGLPEAPTNLFDDNKRGMPKPGWTFEFPGGFDVFLVAFSFIFISTVMFATTYIVWKVGAIHFNEY; this comes from the exons ATGGCTGTTTCGTTGAATTCCGTTCTAGGCTTTCACCCAACT GCCAACTACTGCCATCTCTCTAGGAGTGCCTCACTACAGAAGGTTCCGCACTTTCCATCTTCCTTTCAGGTGCTAGGGTTAAGAAGATGCACATATGTTACTAAGCAGAGTTTCTTTCTTTTAGTTGCTAAAAATGATCGTCTTCAAACGGAAGTTAATGATAAGGACTCTGAAGTTATTACACCTACTGTGAATCCATTATCCTCTGAATCTTCAAAAACAGAAGGTGAAGTGCAGTCCAGTGGTCAAACAGAGTCGACAGTGCAAGCATTCAAAGTTTCAAATGGGTCTGTAACTTCCACAAACTTGCAACAGGAAGCATCTTCCGCCATTCCAAAACCAACTGTTAAGAGATCTCCATTGACAGCAAGAGAGAAACTTAGGGCAGCTAGGGTCCTCAGCCGGTACAATGAATCAAAAGCCTCTAAACCTGATCTTGGAAGCAAATTAATTGAGGCCTTGCGAGAAAGTGAGAAGGGGAAAAAGAGATCAGGACTTCCAGAGGCTCCTACGAATTTGTTCGATGATAACAAAAGAGGGATGCCAAAACCAGGCTGGACTTTTGAGTTTCCAGGAGGATTTGATGTCTTTCTCGTtgcattttcatttatatttatcAGCACAGTTATGTTTGCTACAACGTACATTGTGTGGAAAGTTGGTGCTATCCATTTCAATGAGTATTGA
- the LOC138892600 gene encoding uncharacterized protein: MAPSEALYGSRCRSPVGWFEHGEARLLGTDLVQDALEKVKMIQDRLRTTQSRQKSYADWRVRYFAFMVGERVLLRVSPMKGVMRFRMKGKLSPRYIRPFEILERVGEVAYKHALPSSLSAVHPVFNVSMLLKYHSDPSHVLDSSSVQLGKDLTSEEKSAAILARHVRKLRSKTYPYVRV, encoded by the coding sequence atggctccttctgaggccttatatgggagtcggtgtcgttctccagttggttggtttgagcatgGAGaagctcgattgttgggtaccgatttggttcaggatgccttggaaaaggtcaagatgattcaggatcggcttcgtacaacacagtctaggcagaagagttatgccgattggAGAGTTCGTTattttgcattcatggttggagagagggttttgctccgggtttcacccatgaagggtgtgatgaggttcaggatgaagggcaagttgagccctaggtatattagaccctttgagatccttgagagagttggtgaagtGGCCTATAAGCATGCATTGCCATCTAGCTTATCagcagttcacccggtgttcaatgtttccatgctcctgaagtatcacagtgatccatcccatgtattagattccAGCTCAGTCCAATTAGGCAAGGATTTGACTTCCGAGGAGAAGTCGGCGGCCATTTTAGCACGGCATGTTCGGAAGTTAAGGTCTAAGACTTATCCTTATGTTAGAGTGTAG